A stretch of Candidatus Sphingomonas phytovorans DNA encodes these proteins:
- a CDS encoding nitroreductase family protein, which translates to MQPGAPRSTDHDIDPIFTQRWSPRSFDGSKVDDRELHVLFEAARWAPSSYNRQPWRFVYAHRDSAEWATFLGLLKPFNAAWAAGASVILFVLSDRMIQLPGRESPEVSRSHSFDAGAAWACLALQATRIGLSTHGLAGVDFERAQTELGVPDDFHIEAAIVVGRRAERDLLPEPLRARETPSGRNPVASFAWQGRFGETTG; encoded by the coding sequence ATGCAACCCGGAGCGCCAAGAAGCACCGACCATGATATCGACCCGATCTTCACCCAGCGCTGGTCGCCGCGCTCCTTCGACGGCTCGAAGGTGGATGACCGGGAGCTTCACGTTCTGTTCGAGGCGGCGCGCTGGGCCCCTTCATCCTATAACCGGCAGCCTTGGCGCTTCGTCTATGCCCATCGGGATTCGGCCGAATGGGCAACGTTCCTTGGCCTGTTGAAGCCCTTCAACGCGGCATGGGCCGCGGGTGCCTCGGTCATCCTTTTCGTCCTGTCGGACAGGATGATCCAGCTCCCGGGCCGGGAATCCCCCGAAGTCTCACGCAGCCATTCCTTCGACGCCGGCGCCGCCTGGGCGTGCCTCGCGCTCCAGGCGACCCGGATCGGCTTGTCCACCCACGGCCTCGCAGGGGTAGATTTCGAGCGCGCCCAGACCGAACTGGGCGTGCCCGACGATTTCCATATCGAGGCTGCCATTGTCGTCGGCCGCCGGGCGGAGAGGGACCTGCTCCCCGAGCCATTGCGCGCACGCGAAACGCCCAGCGGCCGCAACCCGGTTGCCTCCTTCGCCTGGCAGGGACGCTTTGGCGAAACGACTGGATAA
- a CDS encoding BTAD domain-containing putative transcriptional regulator: MSHLEMKALGPLRFEDRNGRERRPPTRKTAMLAAYLAIHPERRFSREMIAGMLWGEKDEARARHSLSQALSDLRRTFGDQLVLGDSQFVWSPSNAISVDVARLSTIEPAYASREELELFETLHQGEFLQGFDFAQTGLSSWMEAERERLSRRLHDALARLAQIRLAAREYDLTLSTAQRILELDPYDETAHRTIMRCHAGKGFPRRARDHFEALARELEIELGVTPEDGTTDLLSQILNGEALSPLSRTLADFAFVLEQLPYAVAVTDTENRIVGWNRIAEDSLGFAKDEMFGRPPTAVYAEGGDVGLAEQILRQAVSGGRWVGDVHLTSKEGNTFAQRRIVSPLFGQDGNMVGAFGHGITL, translated from the coding sequence ATGTCGCACCTCGAGATGAAGGCGCTGGGACCGCTCAGGTTCGAGGACCGTAACGGTCGCGAACGGCGGCCCCCCACACGCAAGACCGCGATGCTCGCCGCCTATCTCGCAATCCATCCGGAACGCAGGTTCAGCAGGGAAATGATCGCCGGCATGCTGTGGGGCGAGAAGGACGAGGCCCGGGCTCGTCACAGCCTGAGCCAGGCCCTGTCGGATTTGCGCCGGACGTTCGGCGATCAGCTGGTTCTCGGCGACTCCCAATTCGTGTGGAGCCCGTCGAACGCGATCAGCGTCGACGTCGCCCGCCTTTCCACGATCGAGCCGGCCTATGCATCGCGCGAGGAGCTGGAACTTTTCGAGACGCTGCACCAGGGCGAATTCCTCCAGGGGTTCGATTTCGCCCAGACCGGGCTGTCGAGCTGGATGGAGGCCGAACGAGAGCGTCTCAGCCGCAGGCTCCACGACGCGCTGGCCAGGCTGGCTCAAATCCGGCTTGCCGCACGGGAATATGATCTGACGCTTTCGACGGCCCAGCGCATCCTGGAGCTCGATCCCTATGACGAGACCGCGCATCGCACGATCATGCGGTGCCATGCCGGCAAGGGGTTCCCACGCCGCGCGCGCGATCATTTCGAGGCCCTGGCACGGGAGCTCGAGATTGAACTCGGCGTGACGCCGGAGGACGGGACGACGGACCTTTTGAGCCAGATCCTGAACGGTGAGGCTCTTTCACCCCTTTCCCGGACGCTGGCCGATTTTGCGTTCGTGCTCGAACAATTGCCCTATGCGGTTGCCGTGACCGACACGGAGAACCGCATCGTCGGCTGGAATCGCATCGCCGAGGATTCCCTTGGGTTCGCCAAGGACGAAATGTTCGGCCGGCCGCCCACGGCAGTCTATGCTGAAGGCGGGGATGTCGGCCTTGCCGAACAGATCCTCCGCCAGGCTGTTTCCGGAGGGCGTTGGGTCGGCGATGTCCACCTCACGTCGAAGGAGGGAAACACTTTTGCCCAGCGGCGGATCGTGAGTCCTCTTTTCGGGCAGGACGGCAATATGGTCGGTGCGTTTGGGCATGGCATCACGCTTTAG
- a CDS encoding AMP-binding protein — MRTLHDLLEQVDAIHSDRVAVSTHGTHLSYATLLSRSRRLASVLAATGLMTGDRVAIFAPNGFRYLEVNFACTMLGVVLVPLNTRLAAGEIEDILQRVGCKLLVGQALPEHHGIDSLSWNDADGPGGRNPYEDAIAHALPHAAPPERCDADTIAQIFFTSGTTGLPKGVCLTHGNLLASAVDAMERLEFRRDDVWLHSAPMFHLVDAFAIWGMSLAGGAHVAVQFDPVTFGELVERERISKTSLPPTLLDWISRQRPDLHHDLGSLRLISYGGSPMQDAVYRRCRSVLKCDLRQAYGLTEGSGFVCHEQAGDNPDPETAFNIVGTPTRHVDIALVDDQGRTVGPDEVGEIVLKGARLFREYWGDPLATARAFVDGWYHSGDLGIRTNNGLYRVVGRKKEMIISGGENIYPAEVVNALLSHPAVEEAAVFGIPSERWGEEVRAVIYTTPGPGAPTGEEIDRHCRSLIAGYKAPKRIDFSDAPLPKTGAGKIATAAIRERFLAAALPHGETECAK; from the coding sequence ATGCGCACGCTCCATGATCTGCTCGAGCAAGTCGATGCCATCCATTCCGACCGCGTCGCGGTTTCGACACATGGCACGCACCTTTCCTACGCGACGTTGCTGTCCCGCTCTCGCAGGCTCGCCTCGGTCCTTGCGGCGACTGGCTTGATGACGGGTGACAGGGTCGCGATCTTCGCCCCGAACGGGTTCAGATATCTCGAAGTGAATTTCGCCTGCACAATGCTGGGTGTCGTGCTCGTTCCGCTCAATACCAGGCTGGCTGCGGGCGAGATCGAAGACATCCTCCAAAGAGTCGGCTGCAAGCTTTTGGTCGGGCAGGCTTTGCCCGAACATCACGGTATCGATTCCCTGTCGTGGAACGATGCAGACGGCCCGGGAGGCCGGAATCCCTATGAAGACGCGATCGCCCACGCGCTCCCGCATGCTGCGCCGCCCGAACGATGCGACGCCGATACGATTGCCCAGATCTTCTTCACCAGCGGGACAACCGGACTGCCCAAAGGGGTGTGCCTGACCCATGGCAATCTGCTCGCCAGTGCCGTCGATGCGATGGAGAGACTTGAATTCAGGCGGGACGATGTGTGGCTGCATTCGGCGCCGATGTTCCACCTCGTGGACGCATTCGCGATCTGGGGCATGTCACTGGCGGGCGGCGCACATGTCGCGGTTCAGTTCGATCCGGTGACGTTCGGCGAGCTGGTCGAGCGCGAGCGCATTTCCAAGACCAGCCTTCCGCCCACCTTGCTCGACTGGATCTCGCGGCAACGGCCTGACCTGCACCACGATCTCGGGTCGCTTCGCCTGATCAGCTATGGCGGATCGCCCATGCAGGATGCCGTCTACCGGCGGTGCCGATCGGTACTGAAGTGCGACCTGCGCCAGGCCTATGGACTGACCGAAGGGTCCGGCTTCGTGTGCCACGAACAGGCCGGCGACAACCCCGACCCGGAGACGGCGTTCAATATCGTCGGGACGCCGACGCGCCATGTCGATATCGCGCTGGTCGACGACCAAGGGCGAACGGTCGGCCCCGATGAAGTTGGCGAAATCGTCCTCAAGGGCGCGCGCCTGTTCCGGGAATATTGGGGCGATCCCCTGGCAACGGCGCGCGCCTTCGTCGATGGCTGGTATCACAGCGGGGACCTGGGGATCCGCACGAACAACGGCCTTTATCGGGTCGTCGGCCGGAAGAAGGAAATGATCATCTCGGGTGGCGAGAACATCTACCCGGCCGAGGTGGTGAACGCGCTGCTGTCTCATCCCGCAGTGGAGGAGGCGGCGGTGTTCGGGATTCCCAGCGAACGCTGGGGGGAGGAGGTCCGCGCGGTGATCTACACCACCCCGGGGCCCGGCGCGCCGACAGGAGAGGAGATCGACCGGCACTGCCGAAGCCTGATCGCCGGCTACAAGGCCCCGAAACGCATCGACTTCTCGGACGCTCCCCTGCCCAAGACCGGCGCAGGGAAGATCGCTACCGCCGCGATCAGGGAAAGATTCCTCGCCGCCGCCCTGCCCCACGGGGAAACGGAGTGCGCGAAATGA
- a CDS encoding cytochrome b, producing MITGPSAGSTQRRYATGSIILHWTIAALIVGNIALGVMGRDARPPEKFAILDYHKSIGLTILMLSILRLAWRILNRPPALPATMPRWERSLAHAIHTSLYLIMIGLPLSGWIAVTTRVSAPPITYFGVVPWPYFPLVRGLGAEELAKLHLGFALTHSVLGKITLALLLLHLAGAVKHMVARDGIIWRMAPLGIFLPGKRMAKRADPDPDMDSIVI from the coding sequence ATGATCACCGGGCCGAGCGCCGGAAGCACTCAGCGCCGATATGCGACAGGATCGATCATCCTCCACTGGACCATCGCGGCGCTGATCGTCGGCAATATCGCGCTCGGGGTGATGGGCCGCGACGCGCGTCCGCCCGAGAAATTCGCGATCCTCGACTATCACAAGTCGATCGGACTCACGATCCTGATGCTCAGCATCCTGCGGCTCGCCTGGCGTATCCTGAACCGCCCCCCTGCCCTTCCCGCGACGATGCCGCGATGGGAGCGAAGCCTGGCGCATGCTATCCATACCAGTCTCTATCTGATCATGATCGGCCTTCCCCTGAGCGGCTGGATCGCGGTCACCACTCGGGTATCAGCACCACCGATCACCTATTTCGGCGTCGTACCATGGCCCTATTTTCCGCTCGTGCGCGGATTGGGGGCGGAAGAACTGGCGAAACTCCATCTGGGTTTCGCACTCACCCATTCGGTCCTGGGCAAGATCACGCTCGCCCTGCTCCTGCTGCATCTTGCCGGTGCGGTGAAGCACATGGTCGCCCGTGACGGCATCATATGGCGGATGGCACCGCTCGGCATCTTCCTGCCGGGGAAGCGGATGGCGAAGAGAGCCGACCCCGATCCCGATATGGACAGCATCGTCATTTGA